One region of Rhodocaloribacter litoris genomic DNA includes:
- a CDS encoding T9SS type A sorting domain-containing protein, translated as MILDTALGLQASMLSESTQPLLLEKLLEVFGDILKLTPDQARLRKADTDGASWFVAFDQVIDGIPVVGTEIGYTIDPKGNVVALGATVYLDLDVATTPALSKEAALAMARAAFALEPLRVKDEGTLMILPIQEDQGASIHLAWRVRLFLLTPLKGVTYFIDARDGTVLRDWSNLRHAHWPEFGGTVVTVAPPTDFTSRSAAASAAPLGGSLSGTVTGSYYPELVSDPPVTTGFKTTEIEVYDLIGRRVFLGSTSASGSWSTPYLASGYYTIRLPLQNEWVELHDANDNAIEHTATIWVGGNTTYNYNWTADDAPNVRYHASTMHDFFKASPFNYSGMDYQMNAYIDQVDDLGNPLNGAANGTEIFFGTQSGIDWARSSDVVNHKYAHNTIYSVYGNDFIATVDCRVYIHQSCAMDEGLSDYFAGAKNNDALIGEDVGVNRNLDNNSYKWTQANGNHWNGQVIGGAMWDVRQVVGSTIGDDLAFKALQITPHAYDFDAFRTNVITADNTYYGGIHVCAIQNAFSAHGVGTACPPLSASISGPSSVISYEFNTWTAVISGGQTPYTYSWEFMPQCPGSGAAPQCDAWNYGGNASTFTYRSTDGYNFTIKLTVTDAVGTQKTTTKYVTVTGVPKTGIHLINEGAALPESYALEAAYPNPFSTTTELRFAMPEAGPVTLVIYDVTGREVIRLVDGMLAAGYHRVRFNAGRLPSGVYLYRLIAGTYTKTRRMIFI; from the coding sequence ATGATCCTTGACACGGCACTAGGTTTACAGGCCAGTATGCTCTCAGAGAGCACCCAGCCCCTCCTCCTGGAAAAGCTCCTTGAGGTCTTCGGCGATATCCTTAAACTCACCCCGGATCAGGCCAGGCTCCGCAAGGCCGATACCGACGGCGCGTCGTGGTTCGTTGCCTTCGACCAGGTCATCGACGGCATCCCGGTCGTCGGCACCGAAATCGGCTACACGATCGATCCCAAGGGCAATGTCGTGGCGCTGGGTGCGACCGTCTACCTGGATCTTGACGTAGCGACGACGCCTGCGCTTTCGAAAGAGGCGGCACTGGCGATGGCGCGCGCGGCCTTCGCTCTGGAGCCCCTCCGGGTCAAAGACGAGGGTACGCTCATGATACTCCCGATTCAGGAAGATCAGGGCGCGTCGATTCACCTGGCCTGGCGCGTCCGGCTCTTCTTGCTCACCCCATTGAAGGGCGTCACCTACTTCATTGATGCCCGGGATGGAACGGTCTTGCGGGACTGGAGCAACCTGCGGCATGCCCATTGGCCGGAATTCGGCGGCACCGTAGTTACCGTCGCGCCGCCGACTGATTTCACGTCGCGTAGCGCCGCCGCGTCTGCAGCGCCACTCGGGGGAAGTCTCTCGGGCACGGTCACCGGCTCGTACTATCCGGAACTTGTCTCCGACCCGCCGGTGACGACAGGATTCAAGACGACGGAGATAGAGGTTTATGATCTCATCGGCCGGCGGGTATTTCTGGGTAGTACCAGCGCCAGTGGCTCCTGGTCTACTCCCTACCTGGCCAGCGGCTACTATACGATCCGCCTCCCGCTGCAGAACGAGTGGGTTGAGTTGCACGACGCCAACGACAACGCCATCGAGCACACAGCCACGATCTGGGTGGGAGGTAACACCACGTACAACTACAACTGGACGGCGGATGATGCCCCCAACGTGCGCTACCATGCCAGCACCATGCATGATTTCTTCAAGGCATCACCCTTCAACTACAGTGGTATGGACTACCAAATGAACGCTTACATAGATCAAGTAGATGATTTGGGTAATCCTCTCAATGGAGCGGCCAACGGGACCGAGATTTTCTTTGGTACACAATCGGGGATCGATTGGGCACGTTCAAGCGACGTGGTAAACCATAAGTACGCACACAACACCATCTACAGCGTCTACGGAAACGATTTCATTGCCACGGTTGACTGCAGGGTCTATATACATCAGAGCTGCGCGATGGATGAGGGGTTATCGGACTACTTCGCCGGTGCCAAGAACAACGACGCCCTCATCGGCGAGGATGTGGGTGTGAATCGGAACCTCGACAATAACAGTTACAAATGGACCCAAGCTAACGGGAACCACTGGAACGGCCAGGTCATTGGTGGGGCGATGTGGGATGTTCGCCAAGTCGTCGGCTCGACCATCGGCGACGACCTCGCCTTCAAGGCACTCCAGATAACCCCACATGCATACGACTTCGATGCCTTTCGCACGAACGTTATTACGGCGGACAACACCTACTATGGCGGGATACATGTATGTGCCATCCAGAATGCGTTTTCTGCACACGGCGTCGGCACGGCCTGTCCCCCTCTTTCCGCCTCGATCAGCGGTCCTTCCTCTGTGATTTCCTATGAATTCAATACTTGGACCGCCGTTATCTCCGGTGGTCAGACACCTTATACATACTCGTGGGAGTTCATGCCCCAGTGTCCTGGTAGCGGGGCAGCCCCACAATGTGACGCATGGAATTACGGAGGAAATGCCAGCACGTTTACATATCGATCGACCGATGGATATAACTTCACGATCAAGCTCACGGTGACCGACGCGGTAGGTACACAGAAAACAACAACAAAGTACGTGACCGTCACGGGTGTTCCGAAGACTGGAATCCATTTGATCAATGAGGGGGCAGCTCTGCCCGAGTCCTATGCCCTGGAGGCAGCCTATCCGAACCCTTTCAGTACGACAACGGAACTCCGCTTTGCAATGCCGGAGGCCGGTCCTGTAACGCTAGTAATTTACGACGTAACGGGACGCGAGGTAATCCGGCTGGTGGATGGAATGCTTGCAGCGGGATATCACCGGGTGCGTTTTAACGCCGGTAGGCTGCCCAGTGGCGTGTACCTCTATCGGCTCATAGCGGGGACCTATACGAAAACGCGGCGCATGATCTTTATATAG
- a CDS encoding helix-turn-helix domain-containing protein — protein MKALSPDLRERIVKAYLNGEGSQKHIAQRFSVSQRTVRRLVKLYRSTGSLLPRTRFNGRSPILGPQDRQWLLQLFKENPDLTQEQLAHRLTEAGRPVSQQTVSRALKRLGITRKKRP, from the coding sequence ATGAAAGCCCTCTCCCCTGATCTCAGAGAACGTATCGTGAAGGCCTACCTCAACGGGGAAGGCTCACAAAAACACATCGCCCAGCGCTTTTCCGTCTCTCAACGCACCGTCAGACGTCTGGTCAAACTCTACCGAAGCACCGGTTCGCTCTTACCCCGTACGCGCTTCAATGGCCGTAGCCCCATCCTCGGCCCACAAGACCGACAATGGCTGCTGCAACTGTTCAAGGAAAACCCGGATCTGACGCAGGAGCAACTGGCCCATCGCCTCACCGAAGCCGGACGTCCGGTCAGCCAACAGACCGTCAGCCGGGCCCTTAAGCGCCTGGGGATCACACGAAAAAAAAGACCTTGA
- a CDS encoding transposase: MAFRQRLSEIAPERIKVVDESRVEVGMRLPYGYSVRGARCHERAPLRSPIRRSLIGWMGFDGSGVVATHAGTVRGWTFRGFVRRHLVPYLRQGDVVIWDNATIHGVEGIKDLXEAAGAEVLPLPRYSPDLSPIELAWNKIKHVVKRARAETAQALEASVEQGVAAVRPSDAVGWFKHCGYLGQSP; encoded by the coding sequence ATGGCTTTCAGGCAGCGTCTGTCCGAGATCGCCCCTGAGCGGATCAAGGTGGTCGATGAGAGCCGGGTGGAGGTGGGCATGCGGCTCCCCTACGGCTACAGTGTTCGCGGTGCGCGCTGCCATGAGCGCGCGCCGCTGCGCAGTCCGATTCGGCGTAGCTTGATCGGCTGGATGGGATTCGATGGGTCGGGGGTCGTGGCCACGCACGCAGGCACGGTGCGTGGGTGGACCTTTCGCGGGTTTGTGCGCCGGCACCTGGTCCCGTATCTGAGGCAGGGAGACGTCGTCATCTGGGACAATGCCACGATTCATGGTGTCGAGGGGATCAAGGACCTGAYCGAGGCGGCCGGGGCGGAGGTATTGCCGCTGCCGCGTTATAGTCCGGATCTGAGCCCGATCGAGTTGGCCTGGAACAAAATCAAGCATGTGGTCAAACGCGCGCGTGCAGAGACGGCGCAGGCGTTGGAGGCGTCCGTGGAGCAGGGGGTGGCCGCGGTTAGGCCCTCCGATGCCGTGGGGTGGTTCAAACACTGTGGTTATTTGGGTCAAAGTCCCTGA
- the trmB gene encoding tRNA (guanosine(46)-N7)-methyltransferase TrmB, producing the protein MLITPSSLTFPTPPERLFGRPGPLVLEVGFGDGRFLVHLGRAHPDWNLLGAEVSLGSVTRAFKRLRREGVRTARLYKGHGRFLVRNVIPRHGLHRVYVNFPDPWPRKRHHKNRLLQAGFFRLLSTRLEDGGALLLTTDHAEYFAFACDEARTTGLFDVAEGPPPPATLQTKYALKWQAERRPIYHAVFTKTAEAPDPYEPTLELCEMQHALLEGDLRAVPPLTKEVHRFPGGVVVLLEAYRDPAGDALLFLVLSEEEDLRQEMLVKAWPHRTPARPERGVAVALQRFGEPLTTRGAREAVRAVTEWLERQGLRRVETWF; encoded by the coding sequence ATGCTGATCACCCCGTCTTCGCTGACGTTCCCCACTCCGCCCGAGCGCCTCTTCGGCCGGCCGGGGCCGCTGGTGCTGGAGGTCGGCTTCGGCGACGGGCGTTTCCTGGTGCACCTGGGGCGGGCGCACCCGGACTGGAACCTGCTCGGCGCCGAGGTCTCGCTCGGCTCGGTGACGCGGGCCTTCAAGCGCCTGCGTCGCGAGGGCGTGCGTACGGCCCGGCTCTACAAGGGGCACGGCCGCTTCCTCGTCCGCAACGTCATCCCCCGGCACGGGCTGCACCGCGTCTACGTCAACTTCCCCGACCCCTGGCCCCGGAAGCGGCATCACAAGAACCGCCTCCTGCAGGCCGGCTTCTTCCGCCTGCTCTCGACGCGCCTCGAAGACGGCGGGGCGCTGCTGCTGACCACCGACCACGCCGAGTACTTCGCCTTCGCCTGCGACGAGGCCCGCACCACCGGCCTGTTCGACGTGGCCGAGGGGCCGCCGCCGCCGGCCACCCTTCAGACGAAGTACGCGCTGAAGTGGCAGGCGGAGCGCCGCCCCATCTACCACGCCGTCTTCACCAAGACCGCCGAGGCCCCCGACCCGTACGAACCCACCCTGGAACTCTGCGAGATGCAACACGCCCTGCTTGAAGGCGACCTGCGCGCCGTCCCCCCGCTGACGAAAGAGGTGCACCGCTTCCCCGGCGGCGTCGTGGTCCTGCTCGAAGCCTACCGCGACCCGGCCGGCGACGCCCTCCTTTTCCTCGTGCTCTCGGAGGAGGAGGACCTGCGGCAGGAGATGCTGGTGAAGGCCTGGCCGCATCGGACGCCTGCGCGTCCGGAGCGCGGCGTGGCGGTGGCGCTGCAGCGCTTTGGCGAGCCGCTGACCACGCGCGGCGCCCGCGAGGCCGTCCGCGCCGTGACGGAATGGCTTGAACGGCAGGGCCTGCGCCGCGTGGAGACGTGGTTCTGA
- a CDS encoding ferritin translates to MTLKPKVQEAVNEQIRAEFESAYLYLAMSARFEALNLRGFAHWMRVQWQEETQHALKFFDFLIRRGGTPELKALAKPEVTFETAREAFEQVLEHERYITGRIHELYELARKEHDYPLQTLLHWFIDEQVEEEEVAQEILDSLQLVEGDGPGLFMLDRELGARKAGEEEDV, encoded by the coding sequence ATGACACTAAAACCGAAGGTGCAGGAAGCCGTCAACGAGCAGATCAGGGCCGAGTTCGAGTCGGCCTACCTCTACCTGGCCATGTCCGCGCGGTTCGAGGCGCTGAACCTGCGCGGGTTCGCCCACTGGATGCGCGTGCAATGGCAGGAGGAGACGCAGCACGCCCTCAAGTTTTTCGACTTCCTGATCCGGCGCGGCGGCACGCCCGAGCTGAAGGCCCTGGCGAAGCCGGAGGTCACCTTCGAGACGGCCCGCGAAGCCTTCGAACAGGTGCTCGAACACGAGCGCTACATCACCGGCCGCATCCACGAGCTCTACGAACTGGCCCGCAAGGAGCACGACTACCCGCTCCAGACGCTCCTGCACTGGTTCATCGACGAGCAGGTCGAGGAAGAAGAAGTGGCGCAGGAGATCCTGGACAGCCTGCAGCTGGTCGAAGGCGACGGCCCCGGCCTGTTCATGCTCGACCGCGAACTCGGCGCCCGCAAGGCCGGCGAAGAGGAGGACGTGTGA